One stretch of Aquimarina sp. Aq107 DNA includes these proteins:
- the hisD gene encoding histidinol dehydrogenase: protein MQKIYNPEKNTWADILKRPTQTVADIENVVLDVFNDVKTNGDVAIKQYTEKFDKVSLDSILVSKKEIESADQLVSQDLKDAIVLAKSNIEAFHAAQKTDKVSLETTNGVNCWQEKRPIQKVGLYIPGGTAPLFSTILMLAVPATIAGCNEIVLCSPPNEEGKINPAILYTANLCGVTKIFKVGGIQAIAGMTFGTHTIPQVYKIFGPGNQFVTVAKQLATKFGVAIDMPAGPSELLVVADDTANPSFVASDLLSQAEHGKDSQVIMVTTSKKLIEQVEIEVTNQCNLLPRKEIAEAAIANSKLIYVENDQEALELINEYGPEHFIVCVEDEDFYIDNIMNAGSVFIGNYTPESAGDYASGTNHTLPTNGYAKQYSGVNLDSFMKSMTFQKLSAEGIKNIGNAIEIMADAEGLQAHKNAVTLRLKSLSDIT from the coding sequence ATGCAGAAGATATATAATCCAGAGAAAAATACTTGGGCGGACATATTAAAACGACCTACACAGACCGTGGCGGATATAGAAAATGTGGTTTTAGATGTTTTTAATGATGTAAAAACTAATGGAGACGTTGCTATAAAACAATATACAGAGAAATTTGATAAAGTATCTCTAGATTCGATATTGGTATCTAAAAAAGAAATAGAAAGCGCCGATCAATTAGTTAGTCAAGACCTTAAAGATGCTATTGTTTTAGCTAAATCTAATATCGAAGCTTTTCATGCTGCTCAGAAAACGGATAAGGTTTCCTTAGAAACAACAAATGGTGTAAACTGTTGGCAAGAGAAAAGACCTATTCAAAAAGTAGGATTGTATATTCCAGGTGGAACAGCTCCACTATTTTCTACAATTCTTATGCTGGCAGTTCCAGCTACTATTGCTGGGTGTAATGAGATTGTGTTATGTTCTCCACCAAATGAAGAAGGAAAAATCAATCCAGCTATTTTATATACAGCAAATCTTTGTGGTGTAACAAAAATATTTAAGGTAGGAGGTATTCAGGCAATTGCAGGAATGACATTTGGCACTCATACAATTCCACAAGTATATAAAATTTTTGGACCTGGAAATCAGTTTGTTACTGTAGCTAAACAATTAGCTACAAAATTTGGAGTAGCGATTGATATGCCTGCTGGACCAAGTGAATTGTTGGTAGTGGCTGATGACACAGCAAATCCATCCTTTGTTGCTTCTGATTTATTAAGTCAGGCAGAACATGGAAAGGATAGTCAGGTGATTATGGTTACTACTTCTAAAAAGCTTATAGAACAAGTAGAAATAGAAGTTACAAATCAATGTAATTTGTTGCCAAGAAAAGAGATTGCTGAAGCGGCAATAGCGAATTCTAAACTTATTTATGTAGAAAATGACCAAGAAGCTTTAGAACTGATTAATGAATATGGTCCTGAACATTTTATAGTATGTGTAGAAGACGAAGATTTTTATATTGATAATATTATGAATGCCGGTTCTGTGTTTATAGGTAATTACACGCCTGAGAGTGCGGGAGATTACGCTTCGGGAACGAATCATACATTACCAACCAATGGATATGCAAAACAGTATAGTGGAGTAAATCTAGATAGTTTCATGAAATCAATGACATTTCAGAAACTATCCGCGGAAGGTATCAAAAATATTGGAAATGCCATAGAGATTATGGCAGATGCCGAAGGTTTACAAGCGCATAAGAACGCAGTTACTTTGCGTTTAAAGAGTTTAAGTGATATTACCTAA
- the hisIE gene encoding bifunctional phosphoribosyl-AMP cyclohydrolase/phosphoribosyl-ATP diphosphatase HisIE, translating into MEINFNKNNDGLVPAIIQDATTRNVLMLGYMNEEAYQKTIETKKVTFFSRTKNRLWTKGEESGNFLNLVDLKNDCDNDTLLIQVHPVGPTCHKGDDTCWAQKNVQSFGFLTDLENTIQDRKENQDNEKSYVASLFRKGINKVAQKVGEEAVEVVIEAKDDNEKLFLDESADLLFHYLILLQAKGYKLNDIVKVLKSRG; encoded by the coding sequence ATGGAAATAAATTTCAATAAAAATAATGATGGACTTGTTCCGGCAATAATTCAAGATGCAACCACTAGAAATGTTTTGATGCTTGGTTATATGAATGAGGAGGCTTACCAGAAAACAATAGAAACTAAAAAGGTAACTTTTTTTAGCAGAACTAAGAATAGATTATGGACTAAAGGTGAGGAGAGTGGTAATTTTTTGAATCTTGTAGATCTAAAAAATGACTGTGATAATGACACCTTGTTAATCCAAGTACACCCAGTGGGTCCAACTTGTCATAAAGGAGATGATACTTGTTGGGCACAGAAAAATGTTCAGTCTTTTGGTTTTTTGACAGATTTAGAAAACACTATACAGGATAGAAAAGAAAATCAAGATAATGAAAAATCTTATGTAGCATCTCTCTTTAGAAAAGGGATAAATAAAGTTGCTCAAAAAGTAGGAGAAGAAGCTGTCGAAGTGGTTATAGAAGCTAAGGATGATAACGAAAAGTTGTTCTTAGATGAAAGCGCAGACCTTCTTTTTCATTATTTAATTTTATTACAAGCTAAAGGTTATAAGCTTAATGATATAGTAAAAGTTCTGAAATCAAGAGGTTAA
- the hisH gene encoding imidazole glycerol phosphate synthase subunit HisH produces the protein MKIVIINYGAGNIQSIKFAIQRLGYEAVLSDDPQEIKSADKLIFPGVGEASSAMSKLKDSGLDTLVPQLKQPVLGICLGMQLMCNYTEEGDTKGLGIFHTDVVKFNHGVKVPQIGWNQIESLSSALFSGVEEKEYIYLVHSYYAPIMEETIAQSTYGVTYSTALQKDNFYGTQFHPEKSSDAGEKILKNFLELKINN, from the coding sequence ATGAAGATAGTAATTATAAATTACGGAGCAGGAAATATTCAATCGATCAAATTTGCGATTCAACGATTGGGATATGAAGCTGTCTTAAGTGATGACCCTCAAGAAATAAAATCTGCAGATAAACTGATTTTCCCTGGAGTAGGAGAAGCGAGCAGTGCTATGAGTAAGTTAAAAGATTCTGGTTTAGATACCTTGGTCCCACAATTAAAGCAACCAGTTTTAGGAATTTGTTTAGGGATGCAATTGATGTGTAATTACACAGAAGAAGGTGATACTAAAGGTTTGGGTATTTTTCATACGGATGTGGTAAAGTTTAATCACGGAGTAAAAGTTCCTCAAATAGGATGGAATCAAATAGAGTCATTAAGTTCTGCCTTATTTAGTGGAGTAGAAGAGAAGGAGTATATCTATTTAGTTCATAGTTATTATGCTCCTATAATGGAAGAAACCATTGCACAATCTACTTACGGAGTAACTTATAGTACAGCTTTACAGAAAGATAATTTCTACGGAACTCAATTTCATCCAGAAAAGAGTAGTGATGCGGGAGAGAAGATTTTAAAAAACTTTTTAGAGTTAAAAATTAATAACTAA
- a CDS encoding DUF3667 domain-containing protein has translation MNCRNCGNILSDDADYCQSCGAKVIRERITLKGLKSDFFSNVLGLDNLFIRTLIHFVTSPDKVISEYISGTRKRYINPFAFLVIGTAVATFVFNFFSDDYSELMLATQTESFYESLFSMSNPDIEKNTVEYQEKYLEYKKEQAEANKITQSFMLKYFNLIAFVLIPFYTFLALMVFGKKKFNYGEHLVINSYLLGFGLFSGTLFFLLGLLFNPSIYFVSTLVIIFYYLFTYKKLCSYSTGQTILKLLRFVVVLILSVIVFFVLAIMLGVIITFAKAMIFG, from the coding sequence ATGAATTGTAGAAATTGTGGAAATATCTTATCTGATGATGCTGATTACTGTCAATCTTGTGGTGCGAAAGTAATAAGAGAACGGATTACATTAAAAGGATTAAAAAGTGATTTTTTTAGTAATGTTCTGGGGTTAGATAATCTTTTTATTAGAACATTAATTCATTTTGTGACTTCCCCAGATAAAGTTATTTCAGAATATATTTCGGGAACAAGAAAACGATATATAAACCCATTTGCCTTTCTGGTGATCGGAACTGCTGTTGCTACATTTGTTTTTAACTTTTTTTCTGATGATTATAGTGAATTAATGCTTGCTACTCAAACGGAATCTTTTTATGAATCATTGTTCTCTATGTCAAACCCCGATATAGAAAAAAACACTGTAGAATATCAAGAAAAATACTTGGAGTACAAAAAAGAACAGGCTGAAGCTAATAAAATTACCCAAAGTTTTATGCTTAAATATTTTAACCTGATTGCTTTCGTATTGATTCCTTTTTATACGTTTTTGGCATTAATGGTGTTTGGTAAAAAGAAGTTCAATTATGGAGAGCATTTAGTTATAAACTCCTATTTATTAGGGTTTGGATTATTTTCCGGAACGCTGTTCTTTTTACTAGGGTTATTATTTAATCCATCAATCTATTTTGTGAGCACTTTGGTAATTATATTTTACTATTTGTTTACTTATAAGAAATTATGTAGCTATAGTACTGGGCAAACGATTCTTAAACTGTTAAGATTTGTAGTGGTATTGATACTTTCAGTAATAGTTTTCTTTGTACTAGCTATTATGTTAGGTGTTATAATAACATTTGCGAAAGCAATGATTTTCGGATAA
- a CDS encoding DinB family protein: MNEEISQEFKEQISYRLDESLRMITISFDQLSEDDIWKRFNQSSNSIGNLILHLCGNITQYAIASLGGLEDERDRDAEFEAKEGFLKEELLLKLNKTVEQAKTILFDCTISELMRKREVQGFTFSGIGIMIHITEHLSYHTGQIAFWTKQLKNKDLGFYDGMDLNIKNKEN, translated from the coding sequence ATGAATGAGGAAATATCACAAGAGTTTAAGGAGCAAATCTCCTATAGATTGGATGAAAGTCTTAGGATGATTACTATTAGTTTTGATCAACTTTCTGAAGATGATATATGGAAAAGGTTTAATCAATCGTCTAATAGTATCGGAAATTTGATACTTCATCTTTGTGGTAATATTACTCAATATGCTATAGCTTCTTTAGGAGGTTTAGAAGATGAAAGAGATAGGGATGCTGAGTTTGAAGCTAAAGAAGGTTTTTTGAAAGAAGAATTATTACTAAAACTTAATAAGACTGTAGAACAAGCCAAGACAATCTTGTTCGATTGTACTATTTCTGAATTAATGAGAAAACGAGAAGTGCAAGGGTTTACTTTTTCAGGAATAGGTATAATGATTCACATAACCGAACATTTGTCTTATCATACGGGCCAAATAGCATTTTGGACAAAACAATTAAAGAATAAAGATTTAGGTTTTTATGATGGTATGGATCTAAATATAAAAAATAAAGAAAACTAA
- the hisA gene encoding 1-(5-phosphoribosyl)-5-[(5-phosphoribosylamino)methylideneamino]imidazole-4-carboxamide isomerase: MRIIPAIDIIDGKCVRLSKGDYDTKKIYNENPLEVAKEFEAHGIQYLHLVDLDGAKSKHIVNHKVLDQIASKTGLKIDFGGGLKTDEDLKIAFDSGANQITGGSIAVKNPDIFKSWLQKFGSDKIILGADAQHEKIAVSGWLEESDKELVPFVKEYKKEGVSYVICTDISKDGMLEGPSFDLYRKMLNEIGDIKLIASGGISTFDELPKLAEIGCEGTIIGKAIYENRISLKQLENYILQKS; this comes from the coding sequence ATGAGGATCATACCTGCAATAGATATCATTGACGGAAAGTGTGTTCGCCTTTCTAAAGGAGATTATGATACTAAAAAAATATATAATGAAAATCCATTAGAAGTAGCCAAAGAATTTGAGGCTCATGGAATTCAATATTTACATTTAGTTGATCTAGATGGTGCAAAATCTAAGCATATAGTAAATCATAAGGTGTTAGACCAAATAGCTTCTAAAACAGGTTTAAAAATTGATTTTGGAGGAGGTTTAAAAACAGATGAAGATTTAAAAATAGCTTTTGATAGTGGTGCAAATCAAATTACTGGTGGTAGTATTGCTGTAAAGAATCCTGATATTTTTAAATCTTGGTTACAAAAATTCGGGAGTGATAAAATTATTTTAGGAGCAGATGCACAACATGAAAAAATCGCAGTAAGTGGTTGGTTAGAAGAAAGTGATAAAGAGCTAGTTCCGTTTGTTAAAGAATATAAAAAAGAGGGCGTGTCCTATGTGATTTGTACAGATATTAGTAAAGATGGAATGTTAGAAGGGCCTTCTTTTGATTTGTATAGAAAAATGTTGAACGAAATAGGAGATATAAAGCTAATTGCTTCTGGAGGGATTTCAACTTTTGATGAATTACCAAAATTGGCTGAAATTGGATGCGAAGGAACAATTATAGGAAAAGCAATTTATGAGAATCGAATAAGTTTAAAACAATTAGAGAATTATATTCTTCAAAAAAGTTAA
- the hisF gene encoding imidazole glycerol phosphate synthase subunit HisF yields the protein MLTKRIIPCLDIKNGRTVKGVNFVDLRDAGDPVELADAYSKAGADELVFLDISATEERRKTLANLVLRVAEKVNIPFTVGGGISSIEDVDVLLQNGADKVSVNSSAVKNPQLINELAGKFGSQCITVAIDAKQIDGKWIVHLVGGKVPTELDLFDWAKEVEERGAGEILFTSMDNDGTKDGFANQALARLSTELNIPIIASGGAGNTKHFIDTFKEGKADAALAASVFHFKEIEIKDLKEELRLNEIPVRL from the coding sequence ATGTTGACTAAAAGAATTATACCGTGTTTAGATATTAAGAACGGCCGAACTGTAAAAGGAGTCAATTTTGTTGATTTAAGAGATGCAGGAGATCCGGTAGAATTAGCGGATGCGTATTCTAAAGCAGGAGCAGATGAATTAGTGTTTTTAGATATTTCTGCTACTGAAGAGCGAAGAAAAACACTGGCAAATCTTGTACTTAGGGTTGCAGAAAAAGTGAATATCCCATTTACCGTAGGGGGAGGGATATCATCTATAGAAGATGTAGATGTTTTGTTGCAAAATGGAGCGGATAAGGTTTCCGTTAATTCGTCTGCAGTAAAAAATCCGCAGCTTATTAATGAATTAGCAGGAAAATTTGGAAGTCAATGTATTACAGTAGCTATAGATGCTAAACAAATTGATGGGAAATGGATAGTACATTTGGTCGGAGGAAAAGTACCAACTGAGCTTGATCTATTTGATTGGGCAAAGGAAGTAGAAGAAAGAGGTGCCGGAGAAATTTTATTTACTTCTATGGATAATGATGGAACTAAAGATGGTTTTGCTAATCAAGCTTTAGCAAGATTATCTACAGAATTAAATATTCCTATAATTGCATCTGGTGGAGCAGGTAATACAAAACATTTTATAGATACTTTTAAAGAAGGAAAAGCAGATGCTGCATTAGCAGCAAGTGTTTTTCATTTTAAAGAAATAGAAATAAAAGATTTAAAAGAGGAATTGCGGTTAAATGAAATTCCGGTAAGATTATAA
- the hisC gene encoding histidinol-phosphate transaminase, whose protein sequence is MKQLNFNINNIIRENVKGLKPYSSARDEYVSDGSAMIFLDANENPYENGVNRYPDPQQRSLKEVLAAQKGVDTNNILLGNGSDEVLDLLFRAFCEPKVDNVITLPPTYGMYNVLANTNDVQNKKVLLNDNFEPNVSKILDTVDQQTKIIFLCSPNNPTGNSFSEDSIAQILENFKGLVVIDEAYIDFSSKKSWILKISEYPNLVITQTLSKAYGMAGIRLGLCYASEEIINILNKIKPPYNVNELTQKRALDRVKDVNKIKEEVANILKERDFMIDSLEDIQFVKEIYKTDANFVLIQVDNANVRYDQLLKQGIVIRNRTTQPLCENTLRLTVGTNQENKKLIEALKSI, encoded by the coding sequence ATGAAACAATTAAATTTCAACATAAATAATATAATACGTGAAAACGTTAAAGGGCTAAAACCATATTCTTCAGCACGTGATGAGTATGTTTCTGATGGTTCTGCAATGATCTTCTTGGATGCCAATGAAAATCCATATGAAAATGGAGTAAATAGATATCCTGATCCACAACAGCGTAGTTTAAAAGAGGTGTTAGCTGCACAAAAGGGAGTTGATACAAATAATATATTATTAGGAAATGGAAGTGACGAGGTATTAGATCTTTTATTTAGGGCTTTTTGCGAACCTAAAGTTGATAATGTTATTACGTTACCACCTACCTATGGTATGTATAATGTATTAGCTAACACCAACGATGTTCAGAATAAAAAAGTTCTTTTAAATGATAATTTTGAACCTAATGTTTCTAAAATATTAGATACAGTTGACCAGCAAACAAAGATCATATTTTTATGTTCTCCTAATAACCCTACAGGGAATTCTTTTTCAGAAGATAGTATAGCCCAAATTTTAGAAAATTTCAAAGGGTTGGTAGTTATAGATGAAGCGTATATTGATTTCTCTTCTAAAAAAAGTTGGATACTTAAAATTAGCGAATACCCAAACCTAGTAATAACACAGACGTTATCAAAAGCATATGGAATGGCAGGGATCAGACTAGGATTGTGTTATGCTTCAGAAGAAATTATTAATATACTTAACAAAATTAAGCCTCCTTATAATGTTAATGAGTTAACGCAGAAAAGGGCGTTGGATAGAGTTAAAGACGTTAATAAGATTAAAGAAGAAGTAGCTAATATTTTAAAGGAGAGAGATTTTATGATAGATTCCTTAGAAGATATTCAGTTTGTAAAAGAAATTTATAAAACCGATGCTAATTTTGTATTGATTCAAGTAGATAATGCAAATGTACGATATGATCAATTGTTAAAACAAGGAATTGTAATTCGTAATCGTACAACACAACCATTATGTGAAAATACACTTAGATTAACAGTAGGAACTAATCAAGAAAACAAGAAGTTAATAGAAGCTTTAAAAAGTATATAA
- the hisB gene encoding bifunctional histidinol-phosphatase/imidazoleglycerol-phosphate dehydratase HisB, producing MKKVLFIDRDGTLVLEPPVDYQLDSLEKLEFYPKVFQYMAKIADELDYELVMVTNQDGLGTDSFPEDTFWPAHNKVMTAFEKEGVVFNAVHIDKTFPHENADTRKPRTGLLTEYFDKEKYDLENSFVLGDRITDMELAKNLGAKGIFLSEDPELGADEIETDTKAISESIVLKSTDWKEIYEFLKLEDRVAEITRDTNETKIYIKLNLDGSGKNDISTGLHFFDHMLDQIGRHGAMNLTVKVDGDLHVDEHHTIEDTMIALGELFSKTLGNKLGIERYGFCLPMDDCLAQAAVDFGGRPWLVWDANFKREKIGDMPTEMFFHLFKSFTDGAKCNLNIKAEGENEHHKIEGIFKAFAKAMKMAVKRDANKMFLPSTKGML from the coding sequence ATGAAGAAAGTATTATTTATAGATAGAGATGGTACATTGGTGTTGGAACCACCTGTAGATTATCAATTAGATAGTTTGGAGAAGTTAGAGTTCTACCCAAAGGTTTTTCAATATATGGCTAAAATAGCGGACGAATTGGATTATGAATTGGTGATGGTAACCAATCAAGATGGATTAGGAACTGATTCTTTTCCAGAAGATACTTTTTGGCCAGCACATAATAAGGTAATGACTGCATTCGAAAAAGAAGGAGTGGTGTTTAATGCTGTTCATATTGATAAAACTTTTCCTCATGAAAATGCGGATACTCGTAAGCCACGAACAGGTTTATTAACGGAGTATTTTGATAAGGAAAAATACGATCTAGAAAACTCATTTGTTTTAGGAGATAGAATTACGGATATGGAGTTGGCAAAAAATCTTGGAGCTAAAGGGATTTTCTTATCTGAAGATCCAGAGCTTGGAGCAGATGAAATAGAAACTGATACAAAAGCCATTTCAGAAAGTATTGTATTAAAATCAACAGATTGGAAGGAAATTTATGAGTTTTTAAAGTTAGAAGATCGAGTAGCAGAGATTACTAGAGATACGAACGAAACTAAAATTTATATCAAGTTGAATTTAGATGGTTCTGGTAAAAATGATATATCAACTGGATTACATTTCTTTGACCATATGCTAGATCAGATTGGACGTCATGGAGCAATGAATTTAACAGTGAAAGTGGATGGAGATTTACACGTAGATGAACATCATACTATAGAAGATACTATGATTGCTTTAGGGGAGTTGTTTTCTAAAACTCTAGGTAATAAATTAGGTATCGAACGTTATGGGTTTTGCTTGCCAATGGATGATTGTTTAGCACAGGCAGCAGTTGATTTTGGAGGTCGTCCTTGGTTGGTTTGGGATGCTAATTTTAAACGTGAAAAAATAGGGGATATGCCAACAGAAATGTTTTTTCATCTTTTTAAATCTTTTACAGATGGTGCCAAGTGTAATTTAAATATCAAAGCCGAAGGAGAAAATGAACATCATAAAATAGAAGGAATATTTAAGGCATTTGCTAAAGCGATGAAAATGGCGGTAAAAAGAGATGCAAATAAAATGTTTTTACCAAGTACCAAAGGAATGTTATAA
- a CDS encoding gliding motility-associated C-terminal domain-containing protein, with the protein METIDFDVDGIPDGIINLYDETGIVPESGDFWESTGIEEGEEGIEASGVLRLWQLRNASDGYFFELKNPNCPDDYRVRVNVKLGPYAGIAATTGFFPVCDNDDICTAGFEIDINLFDTLESREGFALPHLNGMWTYTGSLPSNTYILNGPNFGTTIDNNGGFPVDSEDFSFRYTVANVDTCITEFVDVQVTVVRPVTAGYGSSFSICEGDIGSWDMDINLFDDRFLNGEELGGSWEDDDNTGQITSATDAVINLKEVYDAFRASPEYVPGFSCIDFSYTYKINSRSPICPNDEETVMFVIYEELRPFAPQNSVEEICPNSSPAQINLFDLLEFEPGYVYTDGSLVDDFAYWTFLGGIPFNGDLNLENNLNDTPEDEQHLGPITIVGARPGSYRFRYDVVPRQSCGATFSYSGDVCQPISIESNPCPTISTIVTIVILPHDYAGEDTLDLIICKTDANQYSLRSLLNSDGRTIEEGIWTDNNNGGNVVDDLFLVPEEINDPISYSFTHTTTNPSGCVDEALLEFTIYKEANAGAGSGTATSLCSDNLTVTLFNLLEGNPDPTGTWIGPFGYMSPDHLGVFDASDNTLPILGPGDYVYTVGGNVGCSSQDQATVTIAIVEPVEIGNDRSDSFCEIDGRVNLFTILDNNTPRTGTFQDIENTGALTSDGVVEFDLLPNPDNEVNKIYNFRYVIPNTAPCNESSLNVEVQIIDLPEPNVTDQEFCILDGKRLDDIEVDVLNYNWYPTLESDMPIIDNPLLFDNQIYYIATVDADNCESERVTVAVNILNMGERFSNGDICALDFQDGVSPDGNNQNDTFDLFIEDEFNIPVAFPDFDLKIYNRYGAKVFEGNRNTEEFRGESNVSIRLGDDLPSGTYFYIFTPNFENNFPIQGSFYLSR; encoded by the coding sequence ATGGAGACTATCGATTTCGATGTCGATGGTATTCCAGATGGTATTATTAATTTGTATGATGAAACAGGTATCGTACCGGAATCAGGAGATTTTTGGGAATCTACAGGAATAGAAGAAGGTGAAGAAGGAATAGAAGCTTCTGGAGTTTTAAGATTATGGCAGTTAAGAAATGCTTCTGATGGTTATTTTTTTGAACTTAAAAATCCGAATTGTCCAGATGACTACAGAGTTAGAGTTAATGTCAAACTTGGTCCGTATGCTGGTATAGCAGCAACAACAGGTTTCTTTCCTGTTTGTGATAATGATGATATTTGTACAGCTGGATTTGAAATAGATATAAACCTTTTTGACACATTAGAATCAAGAGAGGGATTCGCTCTTCCTCATTTAAATGGGATGTGGACTTATACAGGCTCTTTACCTTCTAATACGTATATTCTAAACGGCCCAAACTTTGGTACTACCATTGATAATAATGGCGGTTTCCCTGTTGATAGTGAAGATTTTAGTTTTAGATATACAGTTGCTAATGTGGATACTTGTATTACTGAATTTGTTGATGTTCAGGTAACTGTAGTAAGACCGGTTACAGCTGGGTATGGATCATCATTCTCGATTTGTGAAGGTGATATTGGATCATGGGATATGGATATTAATTTATTTGATGACCGATTTTTAAATGGAGAAGAATTAGGTGGAAGTTGGGAAGACGATGATAATACGGGCCAAATTACAAGTGCTACGGATGCAGTAATTAATTTGAAAGAGGTCTATGATGCGTTTAGAGCTTCTCCAGAATATGTTCCAGGTTTTAGTTGTATAGATTTTAGTTATACCTATAAGATCAACAGTAGATCTCCAATATGTCCTAATGACGAAGAAACGGTAATGTTTGTTATATATGAAGAGTTAAGGCCATTTGCTCCACAGAATTCTGTGGAAGAAATTTGTCCTAATTCGTCTCCGGCTCAAATTAACCTTTTTGATTTACTTGAGTTTGAACCCGGTTACGTTTATACGGATGGTTCATTAGTGGATGATTTTGCGTATTGGACATTTCTTGGTGGTATTCCTTTCAATGGTGATCTTAATTTAGAAAATAATTTAAATGATACACCAGAAGATGAACAACATTTAGGACCAATTACTATTGTGGGGGCCAGACCAGGGAGTTATAGATTTAGATACGATGTGGTTCCTAGACAAAGCTGTGGTGCAACATTTTCTTATTCTGGTGATGTTTGTCAGCCTATTAGTATAGAGAGCAACCCTTGTCCTACTATTTCTACTATAGTTACAATTGTAATTTTACCTCATGATTATGCAGGAGAAGATACTTTAGATCTAATTATATGTAAGACAGATGCCAATCAATATAGTTTAAGAAGTTTATTAAACTCAGATGGACGAACTATAGAAGAAGGGATTTGGACAGATAATAATAATGGGGGTAACGTAGTTGATGATTTATTCTTGGTTCCTGAAGAAATTAATGACCCAATTTCGTATTCCTTTACACATACAACAACGAACCCTTCTGGGTGTGTTGATGAAGCTTTATTAGAGTTTACAATTTATAAAGAAGCAAATGCTGGAGCAGGAAGTGGTACCGCTACATCACTATGTTCAGATAATTTAACGGTAACACTTTTCAATCTTTTAGAAGGTAATCCTGATCCAACAGGAACGTGGATTGGACCTTTTGGTTATATGTCACCAGATCATCTAGGTGTTTTTGATGCTTCAGATAATACACTACCAATTCTAGGTCCGGGAGATTATGTATATACTGTTGGAGGTAATGTTGGTTGTAGTTCTCAAGATCAAGCAACAGTAACTATAGCTATTGTAGAACCAGTAGAGATTGGTAATGATAGAAGTGATTCTTTTTGTGAAATTGATGGACGTGTTAACTTATTTACAATTTTAGATAATAATACACCAAGAACCGGAACTTTTCAGGATATAGAAAATACAGGTGCTTTAACTTCAGATGGAGTGGTAGAGTTTGATTTATTACCAAATCCCGATAATGAGGTTAATAAGATTTATAATTTTAGATACGTAATTCCTAACACAGCACCTTGTAATGAATCTTCATTAAATGTAGAAGTACAAATCATAGATTTACCAGAACCGAATGTGACGGATCAAGAATTCTGTATTCTTGATGGTAAAAGATTAGATGATATCGAGGTGGATGTATTAAATTATAATTGGTATCCTACATTAGAAAGTGATATGCCTATTATTGATAATCCATTACTTTTTGATAATCAAATATATTATATCGCAACTGTAGATGCTGATAATTGCGAGTCAGAAAGAGTAACCGTTGCTGTTAATATTCTTAATATGGGTGAGCGATTCTCTAATGGTGATATATGCGCATTGGATTTCCAAGATGGAGTTTCTCCAGATGGGAATAATCAAAATGATACTTTTGATTTGTTTATTGAAGATGAGTTTAATATCCCAGTTGCTTTTCCGGATTTTGATTTGAAGATATATAACAGATACGGAGCAAAAGTATTTGAAGGAAATAGAAATACTGAGGAGTTCCGGGGAGAAAGTAATGTTTCTATTCGATTGGGAGATGATTTACCATCTGGAACCTATTTCTACATTTTTACACCAAACTTTGAAAACAATTTTCCTATTCAAGGAAGCTTTTACCTAAGCAGATAA